The Diceros bicornis minor isolate mBicDic1 chromosome 28, mDicBic1.mat.cur, whole genome shotgun sequence genomic sequence caaaaaaatcttcatAAATTTCATGCATTTTTGaattaagaaaacatttgaaTGATCCAAGCCAGCATAAGCTTAACTCGCGTGAGGGTAAGAAAGGCACACATCCACCAAGTGACTgacaaggaaatagaaaactaaTCAGAGGAGAATAAGGAACCAATCTTCCCCCAAGCATCTACTGTGTTTGGCATCATGCTAGGGGACTTTCCAAAtgcttctttttggttttttatgaCCATATATTTTGTCAGCATGACCACACACTGTAAAAGACTCAGTTGAAAGAGCTGTGACAATCTCCTGAAGCATGGTTCTGGGCACTGGATCCAGGACACAACAATGAACATTGCCTTTAAAGAACTGGAAGACTTAGCTCAGAGTCAAATGCAGAACAAGAAAAAGTTTCACTTTTGTTTACTAGTCAAGCAACCAAGTGAAGGTAtaagcattttttaatttaaatcgtGTTATATAAAACGCTAACTTCTTGTCGGGACATGCTAGAGACTATGCACTAGATaaaatttttgacaaacttcctataatctttttattaatttacaCTGAGAGAATATAGCACCTTTCATCCAAAGAACTGAAGGTGCTTTACAAACAttagcatttaaaaaacaatcacATTTAAAAATCTGGATTCTTGCTGTTAAGTCTCTTCGACTCCAGATACACACTTTTCTGGAGGCTGATGGAAAGCAATTCTATTTCTGACAATGAAAGAGGCTCAGAAAGAGTTCAGATTTGCTTTCACAATGCAGGCATTTCCCAAAACCTGGTGCTGGGCTTACAAAGCAAAACACACAAATCTTAATGCAATGAACAATATTTCAAACCTTGGTTCAAAAGCAAAATGCAGGGTTTAAGACGTCAAAATCTTCCAACAGTTCTAGACCTCCAGAGTAGGAGCTGATGCAGGTTGCATATTAGATGTGCTCTTGATCCAGGCTTTTTAGGATCACACCCAAATGAACACATTTAAAGTGGTGAGATTTTTCAGGAAAAAGCATTAACCTATAAAAAGCTAGCCAAGAGCATATCAAGCAAATGAAGAAAGGGAGTGACTGGCAATTAAAAGTAGACAGTTCTCACTATACCCTAGGACACTTTATTAGAAACCAAGTATATATCATAGGcaaataaaaatagttattaCCCCCAGTAGTACAACATAAGGGATTTTACATTCAGCCTAGATACAGGGAGTAACAGATCCTCCTTCCTACAAACCTATGACTTGAAAGTATCTTCCACCACATGATTTTTCTATATAGTACATAGCCCTTTTTTATTAGAGGGATCCAAATAGTCCTTTTAGGCTTACAAAGTCCAATAcattcactctttcttccctttacatgtctaataataaaaactatttttttttcatgcaaAGAGCCGTTATTCAGTTGAAGAGAAAAAATCAGGCAAAACAGAGATGGCAGTTAAGGAATGGACAGAATATTATTGACACATGCCCAACTAGTGACAAACAAATGCAGTACACCATGACTTAAAAGTCACATTACAGGGATAACTAAAACTACAGCAATCTAAGCTAAGGAGTGTCAAATGGGAAGGGAGGGCTGAGGGTTACCAGTCTATTCATACAACTTAAAAGCAGTGGAGAGCAAGCACTTAAATACAATTTATggtaacagaaaaaaatactgcAGAGAGCTGTTTAAAGACCACACCAAGTTGTCTGCATCATTAATTTCCAGTGTTTCACAATTAGTAAAATACATAGCTACATATCCCTGTAACATAAAAAGTATCTTTCCCCCTGAATTACACTGGGGTCAGGGCAGTAACACAAAGCTACTGACCCAACAGTTCAAGTGTGTGCAGCCACTTCTTTCACACAGCTATACAATTAAAAACTATACAAGGGGCTGGGTGGttgaggggaaaaaacaaaaacatcaaaataGTATTGTGctcatttaataaaagaaaacccTGATGAAAAATTATGTGCCAAGAAGCTTAGACTATAAagatttttattgcatttttaggTAACCTGGAAGTTCTTATCCTGAAGGGGAAAAATTGGTTTTCAAAACTACCTGAACAGATGCTAAAGTGCTTTATTAATTGGCTGGCTTCACAAAGAGTTCCTGGAATGACAAAAATTAATTATAGTAGTAAAGGGATACCaactatttcacaaaatggtaaaTTCCAACATCATTTATGACTCCAGTCATAAGAGACACTGGAACACTTGTCCTTATTAAGTGGACAGTTGCATATCAAGAACTGATCATCACAACCCTTTGGATATTCAAATTACTTACACAAAGCCAAAACATGGTATCACAGACCTGTACAAAAAAGGACAATTTGTTTCTTCCTAcactttttaaaatctgcttCAGATTACAGTTCACAAATACAAGAGTCCTGACTTTTAAACCTTTCCAGTTGCAGTTAAAAAATGAACACTTTCTAAAAGTTAAGGTCAAGTGTTACAGCAAAAGAAGAATGATTCCTATTAAAAAGTACACAGATTTTACTTAATGATACTCATGACAGGTTGTAAACTGGATTGATTGATCACATTCTACTCAACTGGTATCAAATGACTACATCAGCATTACAAGTATTAAATGTTTTTCTATTACTATAGAGAATATAAATCAAAACATTAATATGGCAGTTATGTTCTTTAGGCAcagtttagtgattttttttaaataaatagtattGAATTTAAGTTGAAGTTTTAAACTCAATAACCAAAGGGTCAAGAACTctgattaggaaaaaaagaataactttaagCTAACAATGTAAATTGTTTAAAATTTCTAACACTTTAACCTACCTGGGTtttatttaagattattttattaaaaaatacaaggaATCTGAAAAAAGATCAATACAATTATCTTAACGTACAAAGTCATAAGCTGTAGCAGTTtttaaccaaaatttaaaaacacaacaaGGAGGGCAGCCCTTTAGACCAATTTATTTTATATCCACTTaaaatatccaacaaaggacAATGAAGTTTACAGCTGGGACAGGTATACATAACTCGAGGCATTTGCAGTCCATCGTGCCCATTGAATAACAACTTTGCTGCTGAAATTTCTTAAAACTTACCAAACTAAAACAAAAGGCTGAATGATACAAAAGGAGAAGTATTTCAGTGTAGTCTGTTCTGtcaattggctttttaaaaaaaggaaacactttCTGTTTCCCTCAGACCAGTAAATAAGCAAGAGCTACATGCAGCAGTGTGAGTATTAAGACATTTCTCAAGTCTTCTCAAATGAGTCCAAGGTGGGGATGAGACGGGGGAGAAAACTGATAGAAAAACATTGCTATAGACACCATAACAAACAATAAAtttagataatttaaaattaaaaaaaaggcaagaggCAGCATTTCAGCAgcaaagtgctcaataaaaagtATATTGTAGACGGTAATACACAAAAGTTGGGGTAAGAAGAGGGCAAAAAAATGGGTCAGCAGGATGGGCGAAGGCCTCAAAGGAAATACGGTGTCGTCGTTCTGGGAGGAATAACACGTTCTGAATCTGGAACTGCCCGGAATAACTTTGGTTCTCTTGTATTTACATCTTTGAAGACCATGATCGAAGCAATATTTCCACAACGATAGCAGTAATTAGGAGCAGACCATACTGTTACCAGCTTCTCATCAAACATAAATTTATAGCCTTCATGCACTAGTTGGTGTGCTCTGCAGATgagttttaagttgttgatatgaACAAACTGCAATTTAGAAAGGTTTTGTTAAGTatccagcacattttttttttaatctacatacataagaaaataataaagtataaaTCCTGTTACTACCAAAGTTCTCATGATTACAGAACCAATTCTACAGTTATCCCCAATACTTTCAATAAGTTATAGGCAAATAGAGCTGCTTCAGCCTGAGTCTATTATACAGTTAGAGAAATCATACAGTCACATAATTAGAAGTTTCTAAAGAAAAGCATCCTTAAGTACTATCAGATATAAGACAAAGTTTTTTAtggtttaataataaatatattgctATCAATAACTATTATTTACTGAGGGTTTATATAGTTCCTGCAAAAATTCTGGAAGAGATTTCTTATCCTTCTTTTACAACTTAAGGAAACAGAGGTTCATTCAGGATAAATAACTTACCTCAGTTATGCTGAACCTTGCTCTCTGACTCCATTATGCTAGATTACTTCCCAGTATAAGCTTATCCCtaagtgtgagtgtgtatgtatgtgtatgtgtgtgcgtgtgtgtattttttaattgaaaatagtTGAACCTCAAAAAGTTGCCTATtcattcacaatatatacatatatcaaatcactacattgtacacctaaaactaatacaatgttatatgtcaattgtatcccaattaaaaatatctatatacCAAAAAAGTTGCTTCTCTTGCCCTTGCTATCTCATTAGTTAACTgcaatatttgaaagaaaagaaacatttgtttTACACATATTACCAAGTGGATGCTGAAGGAGGTGCTTTCATtatgtgatctcatttaaccattaaagaaagaCATATACGATAAACTAGACAAGAGATTTGATATCCATAGCCACCAGAGTTCGCGCAAACTAGACTAGAAGTCTGTTATCCATAGCCAGCATAGTTCTTAACATTGGCCATTAGCAACCAGCAAACCACTTTTCCGAAAACGTTGGCTTTACCTCATTTGTGACCTTTGCGCCAAAAAGCCAACCTGCTCCTCGGGGACTGATTGCCCAAGTATCCACATCTTCAGGATCTGACCAAACCAGATCACAGAATGCTCCTTTATGAGGAATTTCCTGATTCCGTTCAATGGTTCGAATTTGATCCAGTGTTTTGATATCAGGAGATAAACCACCATGAACACACAAAATCTGCTCATCTATTaactagcaaaaaaaaaggataagaaaGAGTTAAacgtataataataaactcagtCATATCTAAATTCATCAATGAATGCTAATTATATCAATATAACTGAGATAGCAATTAGATAAAGATATGCAAAGTGTATTGGCAGGAAAATACTTGaggttttaaaaagatttatataaACTTACAGCTGCTACTGTGAGCATGTCAAAAACTTTGGTACAGTATCTCCAAGCATTAGCATTTCCATATTTGGTTTGGCATTCATCTATGAAAGAAACAGAACAGTTCTCATTAATGAAGTTCTGAATCTGtcgataaaaataaagaatacatcAACACTAGGACAACAGAAATTCAGCTAAAACTAGGAGACCAAGTTATGACACATATTTAGCCCTGGTAGGTCCTACCATGTAGAGCCAGGAGACCAGGATTTAACTAGAAGAATGTGGTCCTGCTGTTCACTGTAGAAGTGGCCCTAAGAAGTAGCTGAAATTATTGGTCCAAATGCTATGATCATGAAGAGTTAAATAGTAATTTCACATACCCCAAAGCAAATGCTTTTGTCTACTATGTTATTAATACTGGGAAATTCTATTAAACAGAGtaatttatttaatgtatttagTAATTTAATTCCTTATTCTAGCAGGATAATCAAACAAATTAGAGGACGCTTAATTACAGGAGCATGGGTAATTCCTATCTCAACATTTCTCAGAACTAGGTTGTCTCTTCTGAGATTTTCTGCAAATTGTGCAACTAAATACTTGAGCTCCAGTAAGTACACCTATAGTCACGAGTGACAAGAGACTGCCAATCAGGTTCTTACATATTTCCAGTTGAACACTCCCTCTGCTATCTACTATAGTCAACAGGGTACACTTATTAATACCTAATtaataggtattaattcttctttcaatTAATACCATGGAAATTCTGCTCCTTGGcttctttcttaattttgaaaaaaactgACTATTGCCCTAAGTACAGCTGAAAGTGATATAGGATAGAAGACAATGGGGTATGGTCAATCCTCATGATTTTCTAAATTACATCTCTATGTGAAAAGGATCCTTATTTAAACCTGCCATGAGAGAGTTCTAACACTGAGCTCAGTTTGCAGGCAGGAATCTTGTATTTTTCACCTTCACACATATGCAAAGCACCTTCGTTCATAATAATTGCTCAGGATATGTTTATCTGTGTGAACTGAAGGCCCAATATAATTAATAGCTATATATGAACATTTTTACTACTTTAAAATCAATGTTAAGTTCCCTGATGACCAAAATTATCTCCCTTCTGAGGAGCTGGTGGGCTTCCTCTTATTAAACAAAATGATACATGAGCACAGCTTTGGGAACAGGAAAATTCAATACTAGATGTTGTGCTGTTGTAATTTTCTTCAGTTAAGGCATTTTGATTAAaatgtcttccttcctctccctcttttaTCCCTTTTGCTCTTCACTGACAAATGTTGGTCAAATTCTGCAGTGTAATTACATGTATAATATCCATCTTAAGACAGCTGGAGCTAGTTGCTTTCACTGAGTTAACACTAAAATATGTATTATGcaaaatattgattattttataaaacaagcaaaaacttTTATTTCAAATGGTATTTGGTATTTTGTGAATGAAAATCAGAAGTAACTTAGAGAAAGGAGACAAATGTTAGCCATCTAACTTCTCAATTATTAATAACCAAGTAatataaacaattattaaaatttctcaatttaataattaataatggCTGACAACTTGAAGAGTAAGAGAGTTTAGCTTATCTTTATAACGACAGATgataattcaaaatataaaatctaaaactaaacGGTTATGACATTAATACTTTCAAATCTTTCAATATTTGCCTTAATTGTGCTCCATGAAAATTCATATTAATAATCTCAACAGTTCTGTTGTCTACTTCCTTCAAAGAGCTTCCcaaccttattttttaaaactttcaaccACATAAAAGTTTTATAGAAGCAGCCATTTTGCTTTTCATGGCTGTTCTGTTTCTGACCCCTGAGGTCCTGGCATTCTCTGCAGCAGGCACACAGATATGTACATATAACatgaagaatatatatatgtatattcatatatatacatatatatatacatatatatatgaatatacatatacatatgtaagaGGATATTCATATGTCTGTGGGATATCATATATACCaagcagatatatatatatatataaaacatcatacacatgcaaaaggatATTCATTCAGCTATGTGTATAATAGCAACttaaaaacaacccaaacatccaatGTTAAATGGACTGGTTAAATCAATTATAGTACATCCATAGAGTATAATACAATGcagctataaaaataataccGATGAAGTAAAAAAGCTAgtcaaaatattaagtaaaaaaaggcAGGTACAATCCCACTttagtgtggtgtgtgtgcacacacgtatGTATACAAACgcacacacacaagtacacacacatatatacatatatatagaataggttctcaaacttgagggtGCAGAACATTCACCTTCAACAGATTCTAGGGTCCCACCCCAAAAGGTCTGCAGTGGGCCCCAGCAAcctacatttttaacaagcacctCAGGTTATTCCAGTGAGGTAAACTGAGGACTACACTTTGAGGCACTGATCTAGAAAGATGTACACCAAAAAGTTAAGAATGGTTCTCTCTCCATGGTAAGATTTTCAATTGAttgggggaagagggggaggtaAAGggtgagaaaatggaaaaagattacctgtattttctaattttactatAACACACATGTACGACTTGTGTGGCTTTTTcccaaagaggaaaggaaaatgttCAGAATCAGAGAAACAGAAGATCTTACCATAAAATCCATAGACCTGTGTTATCTGTCTACTTTCATGATTTCCTCGCAAAAGTGTAATACGATCAGGCCATTTAGCCTTTAGTGCAAGAAGATAAGTGAAGGTTTCCAAACTATAGTAACCTCTGTCTACAAAATCACCCTGTAAAGCAAAAGTTTACAGTTACAAACAAtacaatagcaacaatgtattttttaaattataccaAAGTGCAAACTCAGACAGACAGcccaaaataacaaaaatgaagaGTTGCACACTGAATTATTTGGAAATTGGGTTATAACAAAAAATTCAAATGGAAGTAAATAAGCTGTTGGTACTAAATATCTGTGCTAGTCTTATGATTCAGGAGGCCTACAGGAACCTGCAGTGCAATGCTCTTGGGGTTTTCACTGCAAAACCACCATTTTGTTTCAGTTCTCTGTTACCTATATTAATAGATGCTTCTAAAAGGTCATGTGTgaatcaaaattttttaaatgaatttcaaaaaccATTTTAACTATATCAGAAGAACTGCCAATTTGGAGAAAATAGgtttttgtaaaaacaaacacCATAATTGTACAGTGTTCTAGGTTCAGCTTTGTATTTAACAACTGCATATGATAACAGACTATACTTCCCATTAATGTTTTACTTGGGCCAATATTAGACCAATAGGAAAATAGCTAAAAGAATAGGAAAGTGACCCAGAGACTTGCAGAAGCAAGGAACATGACAGAAGGATTCAGAAAAAAGTTCAACAGTAACATGACATTCCAAAAGGAAAGTAACCATCCACCTTAATAGCAAATGTGTATATATTCATCAATCACAGATTAATGACAGATGAAAATGAATGCCCAAGAAAAGTCTGATAAAATAACAGTATACTGAAGATTTATGCCTTAAACCTGTCTTCTGGGCTATTTTTCTGCACAACCATTACCAAGGGCTACAACCCAGTTCTATATACAGCAGTTTACTAAAGCAAGTATTCTCAACTAGAGCACACAGCAAAATGTAGAAAAGTATAGAACCACCTCTTCATATATTAAGTGACTGTCACACGACAATGAAATTATTATGTAATTTACATGTAATGAGTTAGATCCTTTCCATACTAAGTAAGTACTTGATATCACTGGTGTTTACATACCATAAATATGTAGTTTGTGTCAGGAACCTGACCTCCAGTTCTGAATAGTTCACAGAGGtcataaaactataaaagagaGACAATATACGCTGATTACAAAGTCCTGTGGAGTAAGACAATAAAACTGAAAGCAAAATGTGTAAAGAAGCAGTTAATTAAGAAGCcttcaaatatttacatttataaaaggaaataaagtgtAAGCAAAACTGCCAAGCACACAGCATTCAAGCCTAAAAAAAGGTGCTAAAATAAAGCTCACAGTTACCATTAATGTCACTCCTAGGTCATCCATGTTATAGGCCCACCTCTCCAATTTCTTTCCTACATCTCCCCATCTATCACTTGAGAATCTgaaatcatttaatttttcagtTACCTAACTTGTCAATAGGCTAACCTAACCACCTCATCCCATATTCagcatcttttttttatttatttattttttgtgaggaagaccagccctgagctaacatctgatgccaatcctcctctttttgctgaggaagactggccctaggctaacatacgtgcccatcttcttctactttatatgggacgccgccacagcatggcttaacaagcggtgcctcggtgcgcgccagggatctgaaccggcgaaccccaggccaccgcagtggagcgtgcgcacttaaccgcttgcatcaCGGGGTCAGCCCCTCAGCAGCTATTTTAACGAGATAATAGACAAGGAAACAAGTGGATTAGGATTTCTTTCAAAGAATGAATTCACATGATACTTTATAGTGTCATGAAGAGCAGATCAACCCACTTCCTACACTCTACTGTTGGAGATGTGTACCCTACCCTTAGGCTCCACAGCTGTGGACTGTCTTCTTGATAATCAGTAAAAAAGAACTGTATATTTCATCATATTCTATTTGAATGAAAATTGGTAATTGACAAATTGTGCATTTGGTAACTTCAGTCAACCAGATTATCCTAAAGAAAACAGTTTTTCTGAAAAGGGATTTTGGATGAAAGGAATTGACCATAATACTATATAGATACTTTTTTATTGCTCATACTTGgtgtatgtgtaaatatatataaaatatatatatcaataaatgacatatgatacatatacacacatcataTATACATGTGCGGGGTAGGAAGTAGCAAGTATACTCCTTTCAAAGGAAGAGACTCCAGTAGAAATggacagcaaatattttaaacaaatactaGTCTACCATTCAATTGAGACTGAACATTTGTTTCAATTATTTACTTGCTAATTTTAAGAAGataggaaaattttattttaaactttctaaagttttttttttaatctaagcaAGTAACAAGTCTTCAGACTTAGGAAACATTGTTATGAAGGGTAgtgctttatttcttttagtaGTTAACACTTCAATTTCAGTTTTGCTCACTATGACTAAGATTCCTATACTGTTTTAAGTGTCAGAAATTTAAGTAGTAATTTTACTTTCAACTGTAAAAGATAAATGTGTAGGAAATTATTAGTTGTAATTGGTACagtattaaaaaagaatatgcaccattatctctaaaaattattaaaatattccctCCTTTTGTAACACACATCTGTGTGAAGCTGGATTGTCTTCATATACTTGAATCAGCATATcccaacagattgaatgcagaggcaGGTTATGAGAATCCAGCCATGTTCTATttagccagacattaaagaaatttgcaaaaacgtaaaacaatgccactcttctcattaaatttgttttgttttgttttggaaaacacAGTTTATTTTTCGTTAAAAATACATgtatgttggggctggccccaaggcgtagaggttaagttcagcacgctctgcttcggcagcccaggtttggttcccaggctcagacctacaccactcgtcagcggccatgctgtggcagcaacccacatacaaaatagaggaagactggcacagatgtcagctcagggctaatctttctcaagccaaaaaaaaaaagaggaagattggcaacagatgttagctcagggtgaatgttcctcagcaaaaaaaaatatatatgtgtgttactATTTAAagagttattatttatttttaaaatgaatttaaacatttaaaaaatgatcagttttaatttctaatatggtaaatactGATTGATACAACCCATACAGATAAAAACTTTGAGGGGACTTCTAATTTTTAAGACTATGAACAGGTCCTGaaatcaaaaagtttaaaaaccactGAGCTAGCCAACTGTTTCCTTGCCTCTAATGATGGAATAAAATCCACTTCTCAGgattggttttcttttaaaatgagaacATTTACAGAGTGTCTGTGATATGAAAAACATACAATAGATGGCAGAAATTATTTGTGAAATGATGAGGCAGGCTTCCAGTAAAGTAGGACAAGGTTAATTTTCTGGACAtgttctcagtaaatgtttattatattGAAGACTCTGGAGAAAACTACCAATATGGAGTATGAACTATGCGTCCCTGAAGCATAATATTTGATCATCTACTAAATGTATAAGGGGTAAATGGAAACTTATAAAGCTTTTGTTCAAGAACATATTTCTATAAACAGCAGTAGAGAAGtttaaggatgctcactcttcCACCACACTTTTGTAAAAGCAATGGTTTCATAAAACTTTTTAATGTTCCCTTCCTAACTTTGTGTGTATACATACCCAGTTTTACATAGTAAAACTGTGTAGTTATATTATAGGTACAGTTTTGTGTTCTATTCTTTCCCCtaatcatttttccattttgctAGACAGTTTCCATCATAATCATTATTCATGACTGCATAAGGTCCAGGTCATTGAGTTGATAGATatagtttattaaaatattccCTTATGCTAGTCATGAAGGTTGtttcttttgttattataaatgatGTTGTAAcacattttctatatatttataccgcatttgattttttttttttgcctttacgACATAGTCAAAGAAGTGAAATTACTAAGCCAGaataacacacatata encodes the following:
- the PPP6C gene encoding serine/threonine-protein phosphatase 6 catalytic subunit, whose protein sequence is MAPLDLDKYVEIARLCKYLPENDLKRLCDYVCDLLLEESNVQPVSTPVTVCGDIHGQFYDLCELFRTGGQVPDTNYIFMGDFVDRGYYSLETFTYLLALKAKWPDRITLLRGNHESRQITQVYGFYDECQTKYGNANAWRYCTKVFDMLTVAALIDEQILCVHGGLSPDIKTLDQIRTIERNQEIPHKGAFCDLVWSDPEDVDTWAISPRGAGWLFGAKVTNEFVHINNLKLICRAHQLVHEGYKFMFDEKLVTVWSAPNYCYRCGNIASIMVFKDVNTREPKLFRAVPDSERVIPPRTTTPYFL